The Pseudoalteromonas sp. N1230-9 genome segment GCAAGTGAGTACTGTCGGCCGCGCTCTAGCCCACACCGAAGTAAAAATTATTGATGAACTGGGTGATATTCAACAGGTTGGCCTCCCAGGTGAAGTATGTAGTCGCGGTGCGGGTATCATGCGCTGCTATTGGAACGATAAAGAGAAAACGGATGCAACCATCGATAAGGATGGCTGGTTACACTCTGGTGATTTAGGGGTAATGGACGAAGAAGGGTTTGTTTCTATTGTTGGCCGCATTAAAGATATGATTATACGTGGCGGTGAGAACATATACCCACGAGAAATCGAGGAGGTACTTTACACCTATCCAGGTATCCAAGATGCCGCTATTTTTGGAATTAGCGATGAAAAATATGGCGAAGAAGTGTGTGCGTGGATACAACCACAAGATGATGCAGTGCTAGATGAGCATGCCATTCGCACTTTTTTAAAAGACAAGCTTGCCTATTTCAAAGTACCAAAACATATTCGCTTTGTAGATGAATACCCAATGACAGTTACGGGTAAACTGCAAAAGTTCAAAATGCGTGAGCAAATGCAGGAGTTGCTCAGTGAAAAAACATTCTCGTAATTAAGAGATAGCTAAAGCTCTGCATTACCTGAGCTTTAGCTAAAAGCACATTTTCTATTTATCTAAAATAGTCTCAAAGCCCCCATATATCATGCGCTTGCCGTCAAATGGCATGGGGTTGTTCTCAGGGCTCATTCGAGGGTCGCCCATTATGTTCTGCCAACCGTTATCACGAGCATCTTTGGATGGCCAGATCACCCAAGAAAACACCACCGTTTCATTCTCTTGAGCTTTAACAGCCATAGGAAATGAAGTTACTTCTCCATCAGGAACATCGCTTCCCCAAGCCTCGACCACCTTTAATGCACCGTGTTCTTTGAATATTTCGGCTGCTAACTCTGCATGAACTAGGTACTTTTCTTTATTTGCTGTTGGTACAGCGGCTACAAATCCATCGATAAATGACATAAGTTATCTCCTTTCGTTAACACATTAACCATAGTTAAAGAAAAGAGAAGTACATAATGATTTAATCAATAAACGCTTAAAGCTACCAAAATGGCACTTACTCAGCTATACAACGCCTTGTTTTATCATCGCTTCTGCTACGCGTTCGAAACCAGCTATATTAGCACCAAGGCTTAAGTCGTCCTCATGAGAATATTGTTTCGCTGTCGCCGAAACAGTCTCGAAGATAGTCCTCATAACTTGTTGGAGTTTTTCATCAACTTGCTCTGGTCGCCATGTTTGCATGCTAGCATTTTGTGCCATTTCAAACTGACTAGTTGCCACACCACCCGCATTTGCGGCTTTGCTAGGTCCAAGATAAACCTTATGTTTTTTAAAAACAGTAAGCGCTTCTGCTGTGCTTGGCATATTTGCACCTTCACATACTATTAAACAGCCATTCTCTACAAGTGAAGTCGCATCATTTTTAGTAATTTCATTTTGAGTTGCACAAGGTAAAGCAATATCAGCTTCATATTGCCATACTTTATGGCCATTGCTTGGGTACTGATTAACGGGTGTAAACTCTGCTTCAGCGTGCGTGTTTAGGTAGTCTCGAAGCTCAGCTCCTTGTTCGGTTTTCAAGTGTTTAACAAGCTCAACATCTAAACCATCTTTGCAGTATAAAGTCCCTTTTGAATCGCTACAGGTTAAAACGATAGCATCACACTGGCTAAGCTTATCCATCAGATGCAATGCTACATTACCCGCGCCAGATACGAGACAGCGCTTTCCTTTTAAAGAGTCATTTTTAGCATCAAGCATAGCACTTAGAAAATAAGCTATGCCATAGCCTGTCGCTTCAGCCCTTAATACAGAGCCCCCCATCAGCAAAGGCTTACCCGTGAGCACCCCTTGAAACTGATTAGTTATGCGCTTGTATTGGCCAAATAAATAGCCTATTTCTCTTGAACCTACGCCTATATCACCCGCTGGTACATCCGTTGTAGCACCAATGTGCCTATATAGCTCTGTCATGAAAGATTGGCAAAAGCGCATAATCTCGTTATCACTTTTCCCTTTCGGGTCAAAGTCTGCACCTCCTTTTGCACCGCCTAAGGGTAAACCCGTTAACGCATTCTTGAGGATCTGTTCGAAGCCTAAGAACTTAACGACTCCTAGATTTACGCTGGGATGAAAACGTAGACCTCCTTTAAAAGGCCCAAGGGTAGAGCTAAACTCAATACGATATCCCCTGTTGACGTGCACATTCCCGTTATCATCAAGCCATGGAACTCTGAAAATAATTTGCCTTTCTGGCTCAACTAATCGTTCGATAATGCCCAGTTTTTTGAAATCATTATTACCATCTACAACATGGTTAAGCGATGATAGTACTTCCTCAACAGCTTGATAAAACTCAGGTTCGTTAGGGTTAGATTCCTTTACTGTTTGCAGAATTCCTTGTAGATATTGCATGCCAACTCCTCTTTTAAGCTATTGAAATGACTAGTTACTAATTAAACTCATCCCTACAGATGATCGATCACTTACTGTTACCGAATAATAAACTCGGCACTGTGTTGGTTATCATGATGCCAATAATAACGAAGGGGCTCATTTTGTGTATCATAAAACCAAATTTCGGCCACCAGCTCTAATGAGCTATTTGCAAGCATCAAAGTAGCTGATAATTTACTTTGCTCCAATGCTGTACGTAACAAACATTGATTGTAGTCTGCTTTGCCATCTTCTCCTTTTAGACAAATATTAAGATACGCTTTGTTATCACCCATTTGCAAATCCACATTAACGCGAAGTTGCATTTTACTACTTAGGTCAAACTCAGGGGCAATGTTTAAGTCAAGCATTGTTTCAACGCCTATGCTTGTATTAGCAGGTGTTTCAGGCTGAGTAGTGACGGTAGATACTTCTGGTACAGTTGAACTGGCACTTTCAGTTGATGAGCCACTTCCGCCACCACATGCAGACAAAAATAAACTTAAAATAACTAAAGTATAATGTTTCATAACTATTCTCCACGTGAGATCACATTAGTAAGTTGTGCGTTATTAAACCAAAATGGGTTTTCACGACCAGATGATTCAGCAAACGATCTAAAACCACTGTAGGCACGTGTGATGTCTATGCCTTCTTTCGGATGTGCCCACGCAGTACCTATCTCCATAGCCCAAGGCAAGCCACTGTCTGTTTGGAAATAATATTTTTGCAAGCTATTACTGGCATCGTCAGAGCCGACTAGCGAAAATAATGCTGTATTAAATTTCTCTGTCGGCTTTTGGTTTTTAAGATGCACTTCCCAGCCACGAGGGTTTTGTCCTGCTAAGAACTCACCATGATAATAACCTTGAGCAGCAAAAATAAATGGGTCTAATGTATACTTTGGAGCCGCAGCGGTCGTGACACCGCTTTTGAGGGCTACAGATAAAGTAAACGACACTTTACTGTTTGTATCGCAGCCTGTTTCCGTTCTGAAATAACTACAACTTGACTGTTTATCTGCAACGTCCCAAGTATCTGGCATGATAATGAAGATGGCATCCTCAACATCCTCTTCTAAAATTGAATGTGATTGAGTTACTCCATCAACAGTTAACCTAATTGAACTTGTATCTATTTGACTCCGTAAGATTCGCTTGTCAACATCGCCGACTATCGTTTGATACAATCGCACTGCAAAACTATTGTGGAAATCGGCACCAATACCTACAAGCTCTCCCTCTATTTTGTAGCCAGTTGCTTGACCATCTTTATCCATCAAAGTTGTGCGATAGTTAACAACTAAATCATTAAAATCATAATCTCCTGAAAAAGGCCACTGATCTTCATAAGCAAGAGTTACCCAGCTATTCTCACTTGGATAAACTAAACTACCATAAGTAGTGATCAAGTAATCTTCTACCTCGCCCCCAGATACGCCACCGGTTGCAGTGATTGGATTTATTTCACTACCATCCGTAACTCGAAAGCGCGCCCATGTTGAGCCCCTAACAGCATCACTCGGTACATCCACAAGAATACTATTATCACCTTGATTTAATTTGTATTTATTCAACGACATTTCGTCTGAATCAAACTGAAAATTTTGGTCCCAATCGAACCACACATACAAATAGCCTTTATCGTTTGGCGACGAGACTATTATTTTACTTGTTGCGCCAAGAACAAAATCGGTAACAAATTTAACGCCATCATCTGAACTATCGACTGGTGAAGCCAATAAATCTGCTGTGGTATTGATGTTTTCACCATCAACAGACGTTCCTAAATAGACTAAATTAGATTGATCTTCGTTAGGGTCAAATAAATGTCGAGCGCCACTGGATGAAAGCGCTGTTTTATAGGGCATGGGAGCATCACCAAAGTCAATTGAGTTGTCAGTCACTTTTACTTCTGCTACAGCACAGCGCGCTCCATCGTTTTGATTTGATGTCGGCCCCAATGTAAATACAGCAGCGCTAGGTGTATATCCGCTTACTGGACTGATATTTAAATCAACTTTATGTATTTTCCCACTGCGATTATTACTGAAGTAAAACTGCCCTTGGACATCAAAGTAGCCAGCACCATTCGCTCCAGTATCGCCTGCAAGGTCTAGGTTTACTAAAAACTTAGGTACCTTAGTTACTAAATCTATTTCGTACAAATCACCATCTGACTCAACCGCATACAATAAATTGCTATGAGGATGAAACGCAAAGTCATAGATAGCTAGCCCCCAGTTAGCAGAGCCTTCAACTAATACCGCCTGATACTCTAGACCCTGCTGTGACAAATCGATAGCATAAAGACCAAACCTAGAGTTATATAAATAGTAAACAGCCTGGTTGGTGCCTTTATTGACATGAACATCACCAACATAAAAGTTAGCATCAGGTAAGCCGTTTACGTCTAAACGCTCTAAAGAATAATCATCACCAATTCGCACAACACTTTTAGGGGCTTGCTTACTAAAGCCATACATGTATTGATCTTGATAATTGAAGCCAACGGCATTCACACTCTCATTGTTGACTTCATTGATAAAATCTAGGTTAGCAGCAAGCACTTTAGTTTTTGCCGAGACAAGATCAACACCATACATTTGAGCAGGCGTACCTTGAATTAAAAAGGCTTTACTTGGGCAGTATTCAAATGGGCCAGCACTCACAAAGCAAGTCATTAGCGCAGTTGCTACGCCAATATATCTATTACTTTTCATAATAACATCCTCTTGTGAATATGTTATTACTCACTGCAGCAACCATTCCAAAACTTAACTAAATGATAATTAAAGAATAAATTTTTATTAATAGATGCTATTGCAACTTGCAACTATTAAAATTGCAAAATGCGATTCTTTTTAAACCGATGTACTAAATAGGTTGGTATATTTATTTTGATAACCAATGGAAGAGGAGAGATTTTCCTGAGTGTGGCAGAAAGAATTGTTTATTTTAAACCAAACGAAAAAGTAAACTTTACACAATTTATGTTCCTAGCTCACCATTAAAGAACCATGCTGAGCTAGGTAGTTTTTGCTACAAGAAAGTTATTCTTTTTTTGCTGGCCACTCAAATGCGCCCACATCCCCTGGGAACACAACCGGCGATTCAATACCGTCTTTGTTCACTGATGCGACACCAAAATAGTAATTATCGATCACGACATTTTTAAGGGTTGCTTCGGTTACCTTGCCAACGTCCCGGCTAAACTGCCACTGTGGTTCACTGGTATAACGCCAATAAATTTTATAGCTAACCACAGTTGGATCATCACTTTTGTGCCAAGCTAGTGTTGTACTTGGCTTTACAGCACCTGAAATACTGACACCTGTCGGCGGGGCTGGTGCCCAGGCCATTGACGCCATAGTCACAGCATTTAATGAGGTTAATTTAGCCGCATAGGCAAAATCAACATGATCGATGGTGTCACCGTAAGTGATACCATTTTCAGTACGTAGGTCTTGATGCTGTTGATTGTAATTTTCATTGGTTTCCATAATGCGCACCGCTGCAAAGCCAACATCATTAAATGGACGATGATGCCCTCCTCGACCAAATCTATCGAGTCGATAGACCAACATGGTATCGAGATTTTCAATATATCTATCGGCAATTGTATCAATGTAGCGTGCAAGGTTACGACTTGCAGAGTCGACCTCACCACCGGTAAAACGGCGTTTATGAGCTTGCTCTTTTGTTTCTATGACGCGTGTACCTTCTGAGAAAATACGTGCCGTTGTGTTATCTGTAACGCCATTAATACCGGTTGAATTACCAATCATGTCGTTATTTAAAACACCATGAACACGCCAGTTATGCTCTTGTGCATATTTAGCTAAAATTTTACCACCAAACAAGCCTTGTTCTTCACCAGATAGTGCTGCATAAACAATCGAGCCATTAAATTTATACTTTGATAAAACACGCGCAGATTCGAGCACACCAGCCACACCAGATGCATTATCGTTAGCCCCTGGCGCATCTGATGTATAGTCCATTACATCAGAGGCTCTCGAGTCAATATCTCCGGACATCATTATCATGCGATTTT includes the following:
- the gdhA gene encoding NADP-specific glutamate dehydrogenase, which codes for MQYLQGILQTVKESNPNEPEFYQAVEEVLSSLNHVVDGNNDFKKLGIIERLVEPERQIIFRVPWLDDNGNVHVNRGYRIEFSSTLGPFKGGLRFHPSVNLGVVKFLGFEQILKNALTGLPLGGAKGGADFDPKGKSDNEIMRFCQSFMTELYRHIGATTDVPAGDIGVGSREIGYLFGQYKRITNQFQGVLTGKPLLMGGSVLRAEATGYGIAYFLSAMLDAKNDSLKGKRCLVSGAGNVALHLMDKLSQCDAIVLTCSDSKGTLYCKDGLDVELVKHLKTEQGAELRDYLNTHAEAEFTPVNQYPSNGHKVWQYEADIALPCATQNEITKNDATSLVENGCLIVCEGANMPSTAEALTVFKKHKVYLGPSKAANAGGVATSQFEMAQNASMQTWRPEQVDEKLQQVMRTIFETVSATAKQYSHEDDLSLGANIAGFERVAEAMIKQGVV
- a CDS encoding LruC domain-containing protein is translated as MKSNRYIGVATALMTCFVSAGPFEYCPSKAFLIQGTPAQMYGVDLVSAKTKVLAANLDFINEVNNESVNAVGFNYQDQYMYGFSKQAPKSVVRIGDDYSLERLDVNGLPDANFYVGDVHVNKGTNQAVYYLYNSRFGLYAIDLSQQGLEYQAVLVEGSANWGLAIYDFAFHPHSNLLYAVESDGDLYEIDLVTKVPKFLVNLDLAGDTGANGAGYFDVQGQFYFSNNRSGKIHKVDLNISPVSGYTPSAAVFTLGPTSNQNDGARCAVAEVKVTDNSIDFGDAPMPYKTALSSSGARHLFDPNEDQSNLVYLGTSVDGENINTTADLLASPVDSSDDGVKFVTDFVLGATSKIIVSSPNDKGYLYVWFDWDQNFQFDSDEMSLNKYKLNQGDNSILVDVPSDAVRGSTWARFRVTDGSEINPITATGGVSGGEVEDYLITTYGSLVYPSENSWVTLAYEDQWPFSGDYDFNDLVVNYRTTLMDKDGQATGYKIEGELVGIGADFHNSFAVRLYQTIVGDVDKRILRSQIDTSSIRLTVDGVTQSHSILEEDVEDAIFIIMPDTWDVADKQSSCSYFRTETGCDTNSKVSFTLSVALKSGVTTAAAPKYTLDPFIFAAQGYYHGEFLAGQNPRGWEVHLKNQKPTEKFNTALFSLVGSDDASNSLQKYYFQTDSGLPWAMEIGTAWAHPKEGIDITRAYSGFRSFAESSGRENPFWFNNAQLTNVISRGE
- a CDS encoding DUF1428 domain-containing protein — protein: MSFIDGFVAAVPTANKEKYLVHAELAAEIFKEHGALKVVEAWGSDVPDGEVTSFPMAVKAQENETVVFSWVIWPSKDARDNGWQNIMGDPRMSPENNPMPFDGKRMIYGGFETILDK
- a CDS encoding M28 family metallopeptidase, with protein sequence MFKRKIITTSGALFSSSLLLTAAAHATTPQYKDQQALHDIANAVSKTRIEQDIQTLVDFGTRHTLSETKSNTRGIGAARRWIKSEFEAISKACGNCLEIIEVKDTISGEKRIPNPVEVVNIVAIQRGQVDENRMIMMSGDIDSRASDVMDYTSDAPGANDNASGVAGVLESARVLSKYKFNGSIVYAALSGEEQGLFGGKILAKYAQEHNWRVHGVLNNDMIGNSTGINGVTDNTTARIFSEGTRVIETKEQAHKRRFTGGEVDSASRNLARYIDTIADRYIENLDTMLVYRLDRFGRGGHHRPFNDVGFAAVRIMETNENYNQQHQDLRTENGITYGDTIDHVDFAYAAKLTSLNAVTMASMAWAPAPPTGVSISGAVKPSTTLAWHKSDDPTVVSYKIYWRYTSEPQWQFSRDVGKVTEATLKNVVIDNYYFGVASVNKDGIESPVVFPGDVGAFEWPAKKE